In Numenius arquata chromosome 3, bNumArq3.hap1.1, whole genome shotgun sequence, one genomic interval encodes:
- the LOC141463222 gene encoding ubiquitin carboxyl-terminal hydrolase CYLD-like encodes MTMTSLLPSAGEGNCYYILTEGCAYGSKYFQAGNMCFCSERSYLRNFFDDRPPACFLKVIMLDDSSTVTINVEILQPVREEMAVFLLALSSHNERLNYFLERVRLEAALRAVPGQKVMVEVNQQYFPGIIRYIGSIRQNSPAVLPPFFFGVELQGEGENRGSDGSYNGTEYFKCKRNCGIFLPFSRVEFTPTLDDDYGKQKPKADMEEGVPVKVGDAVSFYVDEVLTKGIAMAVYREGTQWFVKVCPEEEGTTDIFREIPMDSVVKESLQSLFSPFESDMGLGHPNQMKRERNESGEECEGGNSTLEVNSMVQITLDKGNQVSGIIRWLGYLPQIKHKMAGVELDEDKGVTAGEWLGKYYFHCAPKRGLFVKLQSCQPDVRFQCSRSSDLSLLDYRGQEVLPKAPESFPPLRNEAAVRVLRGRMKGIQGHCNSCYMDTALFSLFSCTSVLDSMLFKPFPLCDRNVQSILRDEIVNPLRKTGFVRAGSVMHLREQLTEKGQFSSFTNAEKDPEEFLNLIMQQILGIEPLLKLQSEKRKEQQDGYCHQIIMDKREDLVVPEVQQLVEHSFLASELKLMEIPSCFIIQMPRSGKKYKMFSKIIPSLELDITDLLLDSPRECCVCGDVATLECAECFKDKVFAATGLKQFCSSCSRQVHSHYRRKTHKPTRLHVPEEFHSRNPRGNQQVPREKMELFAVLCIETSHYVSFVKYGPENEHWMFFDSMADRHGDENGFNIPTVTLCPEVAKYLALPLAELAEEQPRDMDGVAKRLFCDAYMYMYQSKKMALYK; translated from the exons ATGACGATGACCagcctcctgccttcagcaggggaGGGAAACTGCTATTACATCCTGACAGAAGGCTGTGCTTACGGCAGCAAGTACTTCCAGGCTGGGAACATGTGCTTCTGCAGCGAGAGGAGTTACCTGCGCAACTTCTTTGATGACAGGCCCCCGGCTTGCTTCTTGAAAGTCATCATGCTGGACGACAGCTCCACCGTCACCATAAAcgtagaaatcctgcagcccgtGCGCGAGGAGATGGCCGTCTTCCTCCTGGCCCTCAGCAGCCACAACGAACGCTTGAATTATTTCTTGGAGAGGGTGAGGCTTGAAGCGGCTCTGAGGGCTGTGCCAGGCCAAAAAGTGATGGTGGAAGTCAACCAGCAATATTTCCCTGGAATCATCCGCTACATCGGGAGCATCCGCCAAAATTCTCCGGCTGTGCTGCCTCCATTCTTCTTCGGGGTGGAATTACAG GGCGAGGGAGAAAACAGAGGCAGCGATGGATCTTATAACGGCACCGAGTATTTCAAGTGTAAGCGGAACTGCGGGATCTTCCTGCCGTTTAGCAGAGTCGAGTTTACTCCCACACTGGACGACGACTATGGGAAACAGAAACCAAAAGCGGACATGGAGGAGGGGGTTCCTGTGAAAGTGGGAGATGCAGTGAGCTTCTACGTGGACGAGGTCCTCACAAAAGGGATAGCGATGGCAGTTTACAGGGAAGGAACCCAATGGTTCGTTAAAGTTTGTCCG gaaGAAGAAGGAACAACTGACATTTTCAGAGAAATCCCCATGGACTCCGTTGTGAAGGAGAGCTTGCAAA GTTTATTTTCACCCTTCGAGTCCGACATGGGCTTGGGACACCCAAACCAAATGAAACGAGAGAGAAATGAGAGCGGTGAGGAGTGTGAAGGCGGGAATTCAACCCTGGAGGTCAACTCTATGGTCCAGATCACCTTGGACAAGGGAAATCAAGTTTCGGGAATCATCCGCTGGTTGGGTTACCTGCCCCAAATTAAGCACAAAATGGCAGGAGTCGAACTG GATGAAGATAAAGGGGTCACTGCTGGAGAATGGCTGGGCAAATATTACTTCCACTGTGCCCCGAAGCGCGGCCTCTTCGTGAAGCTGCAGTCCTGCCAGCCCGACGTCCGCTTCCAGTGTTCGCGCAGCAGCGACCTGAGCCTCCTGGATTACC GAGGGCAAGAAGTTCTTCCAAAGGCTCCGGAGAGTTTTCCTCCCCTCAGGAACGAGGCAGCGGTGCGTGTCCTGCGAGGGCGGATGAAGGGGATCCAAGGCCACTGTAATTCCTGCTACATGGACACAGCTCTCTTCAG CCTCTTCTCCTGTACGTCCGTGCTGGACTCCATGCTCTTCAAGCCCTTCCCGCTGTGTGACAGAAACGTCCAGAGCATCCTGCGGGATGAGATCGTTAATCCCCTTCGAAA gacTGGCTTCGTCAGGGCTGGGAGCGTGATGCACCTGAGGGAGCAGCTGACCGAAAAGGGCCAGTTTTCAAGCTTTACCAACGCTGAGAAAG ATCCTGAGGAGTTCCTCAATCTCATAATGCAGCAGATCCTGGGAATAGAGCCCCTCTTGAAACTGCA GTCAGAAAAACGGAAGGAGCAGCAGGACGGTTACTGTCACCAGATTATTATGGACAAACGGGAGGATCTGGTGGTTCCCGAGGTCCAGCAGTTAGTGGAACACTCCTTCCTGGCCTCCGAGTTGAAGCTAATGGAG atCCCGTCTTGCTTCATCATCCAAATGCCGCGTTCTGGGAAGAAATACAAAATGTTCAGCAAAATCATTCCTTCCTTGGAGCTGGATATAACGGATCTGCTGCTCGACA gtCCCAGGGAGTGCTGTGTGTGCGGTGACGTCGCCACCCTGGAGTGTGCCGAGTGTTTCAAAGACAAGGTGTTCGCGGCCACGGGCCTGAAGCAGttctgcagctcctgctccagacag GTTCATTCCCACTATCGACGCAAAACGCACAAACCAACCAGGCTGCACGTCCCAGAAGAGTTTCACAGCCGGAACCCCCGGGGCAACCAGCAGGTCCCTCGCGAGAAGATGGAGCTCTTCGCCGTGCTCTGCATCGAGACCAGTCATTACGTCTCCTTTGTGAAATATGGCCCGGAAAACGAACACTGGATGTTCTTCGACAGCATGGCTGACAGGCATG GTGATGAAAACGGCTTCAACATTCCCACAGTAACGCTGTGCCCTGAAGTTGCCAAATACCTGGCCTTGCCGCTGGCCGAGCTGGCCGAAGAGCAACCTCGGGACATGGATGGAGTGGCCAAACGCCTCTTCTGCGACGCCTACATGTACATGTACCAGAGCAAGAAGATGGCCCTTTATAAGTGA